The Panicum virgatum strain AP13 chromosome 5K, P.virgatum_v5, whole genome shotgun sequence genome has a window encoding:
- the LOC120710444 gene encoding aspartic proteinase CDR1-like, with protein MGATTMLVLSAMLLLLAEQRARAASDAGFSVEFIHRDSPRSPFHDPALSPHGRMLAAARRSLHGQVPGGSAPAPAADGGVESKIISRSFEYLMAVNIGTPPTQLLAIADTGSDLVWVDCRNGSGAPAAAGGVVFEPSSSSTYDVVGCQSEACQGLNQASCDADSYCQYQYAYGDGSRTVGVLSTETFSFADGGGGARQVRVPHIDFGCSTYMAGTFRADGLVGLGGGAVSLVSQLGSATPFGRRFSYCLMPSYAANSSSTLNFGSRAVVSEPGAATTPLVPGEVAAYYTVALESVAVGGRTVASHSSAIIVDSGTTLTFLHPALLRPLVAELGRRINLTRAQPPEQLLEVCYDVSGRAQEEWGVPDVALRFGGGGGGDVTLRPENTFVLVQEGTLCLALVPVSESQPVSILGNVAQQNFHVGYDLDARIVTFAPADCARSPASAASS; from the coding sequence ATGGGTGCGACGACGATGCTCGTCCTCTCCGCCATGCTCCTGCTCCTCGCCGAGCAACGGGCCCGCGCGGCGTCCGACGCCGGGTTCAGCGTGGAGTTCATCCACCGCGACTCGCCGAGGTCGCCGTTCCACGACCCGGCGCTGTCCCCGCACGGCCGGATgctcgcggccgcgcgccgctcgctcCACGGCCAGGTGCCCGGgggctcggcgccggcgcccgcggccgacggcggcgtcgaGTCCAAGATCATCTCCCGGTCGTTCGAGTACCTGATGGCGGTGAACATCGGCACGCCGCCGACGCAGCTGCTCGCGATCGCCGACACAGGCAGCGACCTCGTGTGGGTCGACTGCAGGAACGGCAGcggcgctcccgccgccgccggcggcgtggtgtTCGAGCCGTCGAGCTCGTCGACGTACGACGTCGTGGGGTGCCAGTCCGAAGCGTGCCAGGGGCTGAACCAGGCCTCCTGCGACGCCGACTCCTACTGCCAGTACCAGTACGCGTACGGCGACGGGTCCCGCACGGTCGGGGTCCTGTCCACCGAGACGTTCAGcttcgccgacggcggcggcggcgcgcgccaggTGCGCGTGCCCCACATCGACTTCGGGTGCTCGACGTACATGGCCGGCACCTTCCGCGCGGACGGGCTCgtcgggctcggcggcggcgccgtctccCTCGTGTCGCAGCTCGGGTCCGCGACGCCGTTCGGGCGCCGGTTCTCCTACTGCCTGATGCCGTCCTACGCCGCCAACTCGTCGTCCACGCTCAACTTCGGGTCCCGGGCCGTCGTGTCGGAGCCCGGCGCGGCGACGACGCCGCTGGTGcccggggaggtggcggcgtacTACACCGTGGCGCTCGAGTCCGTGGCGGTGGGCGGGCGGACGGTGGCGTCCCACAGCTCGGCCATCATCGTGGACTCCGGCACGACGCTGACGTTCCTGCACCCCGCGCTGCTGCGGCCGCTGGTGGCGGAGCTGGGGCGGCGGATCAACCTGACCCGGGCGCAGCCACCGGAGCAGCTGCTTGAGGTGTGCTACGACGTGAGCGGGAGGGCGCAGGAGGAGTGGGGGGTACCGGACGTGGCGCTgcggttcggcggcggcggcggcggggacgtgACGCTCCGGCCGGAGAACACGTTCGTGCTGGTGCAGGAGGGGACGCTGTGCCTGGCGCTGGTGCCCGTGTCCGAGTCGCAGCCGGTGTCGATCCTGGGGAACGTCGCGCAGCAGAACTTCCACGTCGGGTACGACCTCGACGCGCGCATCGTCACCTTCGCCCCCGCCGACTGcgcccgctcgccggcgtcggccgCCTCCAGCTGA